One window of the Pelmatolapia mariae isolate MD_Pm_ZW linkage group LG15, Pm_UMD_F_2, whole genome shotgun sequence genome contains the following:
- the LOC134643332 gene encoding E3 ubiquitin-protein ligase pellino homolog 2, whose translation MNSPKKDGDDDVPVKDPVKYGELVILGYNGSLPNGDRGRRKSRFALYRRAKANGVKPSAVHILNTPQDSKAVHSRGQHSISFTLSRNQTVVVEYCHDNNTDMFQIGRSTESPIDFVVTDTSGGGKEGEDPSIAPSTISRFACRIVCERNPPYTARIYAAGFDSSKNIFLGEKATKWKNPDGHMDGLTTNGVLVMHPQGFPEDPKQGLWREISVCGDVYALRETRSGPSRGTLAEGESSALRDGSLVDLCGATLLWRTGEGLMRSPTLRHLEALRQELNASRPQCPVGLSTLAFPSLPRSHSLEERQPWVYLACGHVHGRHDWGQRSEREEDPGEGEGSTTRRECPLCRSVGPYVPLWLGCEPAVYVDAGAPTHGFVPCGHVCSERTAKYWAETPLPHGTHAFRPVCPFCSTALSSPGWTRLIFQGPID comes from the exons CTACAATGGCTCCCTTCCAAACGGAGACCGTGGGCGCAGAAAGAGCCGCTTTGCTCTGTATCGAAGGGCCAAGGCCAACGGTGTCAAGCCCAGTGCTGTGCACATCCTCAATACACCACAGGACAGCAAG gCGGTGCacagcagggggcagcacagCATCTCTTTCACACTGTCCCGAAACCAGACCGTGGTGGTGGAGTACTGCCATGACAACAACACAGACATGTTCCAG ATTGGACGCTCCACAGAGAGTCCTATTGACTTTGTGGTGACAGACACCTCTGGAGGAGGAAAGGAAGGCGAAGATCCTTCCATTGCTCCCAGCACCATTTCCCGTTTTGCCTGCAGAATAGTGTGCGAGCGCAACCCGCCTTACACTGCACGCATCTATGCTGCAGGCTTTGACTCCtccaaaaatattttcttaggG GAGAAAGCAACCAAATGGAAAAATCCTGATGGGCATATGGATGGCCTCACCACTAATGGGGTGCTAGTGATGCACCCACAGGGCTTCCCAGAGGATCCCAAGCAAGGCCTGTGGAGGGAGATCTCCGTCTGTGGAGATGTTTATGCGCTGCGGGAGACACGGTCTGGACCCAGCAGGGGGACGCTG GCGGAGGGGGAGAGCAGCGCACTACGTGACGGGTCGCTCGTCGATCTCTGTGGTGCTACTCTACTGTGGCGCACCGGTGAGGGGCTCATGCGTTCTCCCACTCTGCGTCACCTGGAGGCGCTTCGTCAGGAGCTTAACGCATCCCGGCCCCAGTGTCCCGTCGGCCTCAGCACACTGGCGTTCCCCAGCCTTCCACGCAGTCATAG CCTTGAAGAGCGTCAACCCTGGGTCTACCTCGCCTGTGGCCATGTCCATGGACGCCACGATTGGGGCCAGAGATCGGAGAGAGAGGAAGATCCAGGAGAGGGTGAAGGCTCCACCACCCGGCGAGAATGCCCCCTGTGCAGGAGCGTGGGTCCCTACGTGCCGCTGTGGCTGGGCTGTGAGCCTGCGGTGTATGTGGATGCCGGAGCCCCCACTCACGGTTTTGTGCCATGTGGCCACGTCTGCTCAGAGAGGACAGCCAAGTATTGGGCCGAGACTCCTCTGCCCCATGGGACGCATGCCTTCAGACCCGTCTGCCCCTTCTGCTCCACTGCCCTGAGCTCCCCCGGCTGGACACGGCTCATCTTCCAGGGCCCCATCGACTAA